In the genome of Deinococcus deserti VCD115, one region contains:
- a CDS encoding APC family permease: MSTARTSGSFKQWFLEIEQSEPEGFYENESAVRVQHHQHPWWKVMCLTGVDYFSTLGYQPGIAALAAGPLAPVATLVLVLVTLFGALPMYRRVAQESPHGDGSISMLERLLSYWPGKLLVLTLIGFVATGFIITITLSAADATAHLVENPFLKARLDGYQVPLTLALIGLLGGVFLKGFKEAIGIAVAIVVLYIGLNLVVIGKGTLDVLAQPAVLTNWQTGLAQAYQSPLAMTGAALLVFPRLALGLSGFETGVVVMPLVQGGPGDARKRLAGRIRNTKKLLTTAALLMSALLLGSAMVTTLLIPPDAFRPGGEASGRALAYLAHERLGDAFGSLYDAATILILWFAGASAMAGLLNIVPRYLPRYGMAPDWSRASRPLVVIFVALSALVTILFRANVETQAGAYATGVLALMTSAAVAVFLTEVRRKHARSAAVFAVISALFIYTSVVTVADRPEGLFIALLFIAAILTVSVASRVSRSTELRVQHVTLDGPAQQLLRETVLRGLPVRFIANRLHAGDSTEYHLKELEVRLDTHLPQGEPALFLEVAITDASNFTDTVQVQGVRIGRHAVLRAGGSSVPNTIAAVLLHVRDVTGSPPHVYFEWSETGPAANALRFLLAGEGDIPPLTHEVLRVAEPNQQRRPIVHVGG; the protein is encoded by the coding sequence ATGTCGACCGCCCGGACTTCTGGCTCATTTAAACAATGGTTTCTGGAAATTGAGCAGTCCGAGCCAGAAGGGTTCTACGAAAACGAATCTGCCGTACGCGTGCAGCACCACCAGCATCCATGGTGGAAAGTGATGTGCCTGACCGGGGTGGATTACTTCTCCACGCTGGGGTACCAGCCTGGAATCGCGGCGCTCGCCGCAGGGCCGCTGGCACCGGTGGCCACCCTGGTGCTGGTCCTGGTGACCCTGTTCGGCGCCCTCCCCATGTACCGGCGGGTCGCGCAGGAAAGCCCGCATGGGGATGGTTCGATCAGCATGCTCGAGCGGCTGCTCAGCTACTGGCCGGGCAAGCTGCTCGTGCTGACCCTGATCGGCTTCGTCGCGACCGGATTCATCATTACCATCACGCTGTCGGCGGCGGACGCCACCGCACATCTGGTCGAGAACCCGTTCCTGAAAGCGCGTCTGGACGGGTACCAGGTCCCCTTGACGCTGGCGCTCATTGGGCTGCTCGGGGGGGTCTTCCTGAAAGGCTTCAAGGAAGCCATCGGGATCGCCGTTGCCATTGTGGTGCTCTACATCGGTCTGAACCTGGTGGTGATCGGGAAGGGAACTCTGGACGTGCTGGCCCAGCCTGCAGTGCTGACAAACTGGCAAACCGGACTGGCCCAGGCGTACCAGTCGCCGCTGGCCATGACCGGCGCAGCGCTGCTCGTTTTTCCCCGCCTTGCCCTGGGTCTGAGCGGCTTTGAGACCGGCGTGGTCGTGATGCCGCTGGTCCAGGGAGGCCCGGGGGACGCCCGGAAGCGCCTCGCGGGGCGAATCCGGAACACGAAAAAACTGCTGACGACTGCTGCGTTACTGATGAGCGCGCTGTTGCTCGGTTCGGCCATGGTCACCACCCTGCTGATCCCACCGGACGCTTTCCGACCGGGGGGGGAAGCGAGTGGACGGGCCCTGGCGTACCTGGCCCACGAGCGGCTGGGGGACGCTTTCGGCAGCCTCTATGACGCGGCCACCATCCTGATCCTGTGGTTTGCGGGTGCGTCGGCGATGGCGGGCCTGCTGAACATCGTGCCGCGGTATCTGCCCCGATACGGCATGGCGCCTGACTGGTCGCGCGCCTCCCGGCCGCTGGTGGTGATCTTCGTTGCTCTCAGTGCCCTGGTAACCATCCTGTTCCGGGCCAACGTCGAGACCCAAGCTGGCGCCTATGCCACAGGTGTCCTCGCGCTGATGACCAGCGCCGCTGTCGCCGTGTTCTTGACCGAAGTCCGGCGCAAGCATGCCCGGAGCGCAGCCGTGTTCGCTGTCATCAGTGCCCTGTTCATCTATACCAGCGTCGTCACCGTCGCCGACCGCCCAGAGGGACTGTTTATCGCCCTGCTGTTTATCGCTGCCATCCTGACCGTGAGCGTGGCGTCGCGCGTGAGCCGGTCCACAGAACTTCGTGTTCAACACGTCACACTGGATGGGCCGGCCCAGCAGCTGCTCCGAGAAACGGTACTGCGCGGCCTGCCGGTCCGCTTCATCGCCAATCGCCTGCACGCCGGGGATTCCACTGAGTACCACTTGAAAGAATTGGAGGTTCGCCTGGACACGCACCTGCCCCAGGGTGAACCAGCACTGTTTCTTGAGGTCGCCATCACAGACGCCAGCAACTTCACGGATACCGTCCAGGTCCAGGGCGTCCGGATCGGCCGGCACGCAGTTCTGCGTGCCGGTGGGAGCAGTGTGCCCAACACCATTGCTGCCGTGCTGCTTCATGTGCGGGACGTTACCGGCAGCCCTCCACATGTGTACTTTGAGTGGAGCGAGACAGGACCTGCCGCAAACGCCTTGCGCTTCCTGCTGGCTGGCGAGGGCGACATTCCCCCGCTCACGCATGAGGTACTCCGGGTGGCTGAACCAAACCAGCAGCGCCGGCCGATCGTGCACGTGGGCGGCTGA
- a CDS encoding TrkH family potassium uptake protein — translation MTSPNRRLLLNRLTPPQLIALSFAVAILVGTLLLYSPVTHAPGKNVTLLQALFTATSATCVTGLNVLDPGSTFNRLGEVILMVLIQVGGLGIITFGTLFASLRGQRVGVQERLRTAQQANLNEFGDVTRVIKGIFIYTLLTELIGALLLMVHFVPLEGWDRGIHLSVFHSVSAFNNAGFGLYPDNMIRFAEDPLVLLTTSTLVILGGLGYLAVLGVALYLRDPRRNRLSLNTIIILVTSAFLIVLGTVVVTVLEWNNPGTLGPLSTGGKLLSGYYQGVAPRTAGFNSVDYGAMHGATLFITMLLMFVGGSPGSTAGGIKTTTFYVLVSSIVSHAKGEHENVSFHRRIETEDLLRASVVTALSLVVVTSGMFLLLATNPKLPFVNVAFEAFSAFATVGLSMNTTPLFNAPGQLVLIGLMFLGRIGPLTFAIAFARQQRHRVRYPVDKSIVVG, via the coding sequence ATGACCAGTCCGAACCGTCGCCTGCTCCTGAACCGCCTGACGCCACCACAGCTGATCGCCTTGTCGTTCGCCGTGGCCATTCTGGTGGGCACCCTGCTGCTGTATTCCCCTGTCACGCACGCTCCCGGGAAGAACGTGACCCTCCTTCAGGCGCTATTTACTGCCACCAGCGCCACGTGTGTGACCGGCCTGAACGTCCTCGACCCGGGCAGCACCTTCAACCGTCTTGGCGAGGTGATCCTGATGGTCCTGATTCAGGTTGGTGGGCTGGGCATTATCACCTTCGGAACTCTGTTTGCCAGCCTCCGGGGCCAGCGGGTAGGCGTCCAGGAACGGCTGCGCACTGCCCAGCAGGCCAACCTGAACGAGTTTGGGGATGTTACCCGGGTCATCAAAGGCATCTTCATTTACACCCTGCTGACTGAACTGATCGGCGCGCTGCTGCTGATGGTCCACTTTGTGCCGCTGGAGGGCTGGGACCGTGGCATCCATCTTTCCGTGTTCCATTCGGTGAGTGCCTTCAACAACGCGGGATTCGGGTTGTACCCGGATAACATGATCCGTTTTGCCGAAGATCCGCTGGTGCTGCTGACCACCAGCACCCTGGTCATCCTGGGGGGTCTGGGGTACCTGGCAGTGCTGGGCGTGGCGCTTTACCTGCGCGACCCGCGCCGGAACCGTCTGAGCCTGAACACCATCATCATTCTGGTCACTTCAGCGTTCCTGATTGTGCTGGGCACCGTGGTCGTCACCGTCCTGGAGTGGAACAACCCCGGCACGCTCGGTCCACTCAGTACAGGCGGCAAACTGCTCAGCGGGTACTACCAGGGGGTCGCCCCGCGTACGGCGGGCTTCAATTCCGTCGACTACGGGGCCATGCACGGGGCAACGCTCTTCATCACGATGCTGCTGATGTTTGTGGGGGGCAGTCCCGGGTCCACGGCGGGAGGCATCAAGACCACCACGTTCTACGTGCTGGTGTCGAGTATCGTGTCTCACGCCAAAGGCGAGCACGAGAACGTCTCGTTCCACCGGCGGATCGAAACCGAGGACCTGCTGCGCGCCTCGGTGGTAACAGCGCTCAGCCTGGTGGTGGTGACGTCCGGAATGTTTCTTCTGCTGGCCACCAATCCGAAACTGCCGTTCGTGAACGTTGCCTTCGAGGCGTTCTCGGCGTTCGCCACAGTGGGCCTGAGCATGAACACCACGCCGCTGTTTAATGCACCCGGGCAGCTGGTGCTGATCGGGCTGATGTTCCTGGGCCGCATCGGGCCACTGACGTTCGCCATCGCGTTCGCCCGGCAGCAGCGGCACCGCGTCCGGTACCCTGTCGATAAATCCATCGTTGTTGGCTGA
- the tcuA gene encoding FAD-dependent tricarballylate dehydrogenase TcuA encodes MHLNSDSPSDQHTFDTVVVGAGNAALCAALSARERGMRVLVLERGPHGKRGGNSYFTDGAIRFAYNDLNDIRDVIPRISDEEAEQIVMPSYSEADYLGDLMRVTGNQSDPELARQIVTQSPSTIRWMRDHGVKFDLIYDNQSFLKDGKYHFWGGLPVKTDGKGVGLIERLNVRAEELGIEVWYESRATRLLTDKGRVTGVLVQRGEQEITLQAGSVVLACGSFEASRELRAEHIGQEWDAAIVRGTEFNTGDGISMALAVGAQRYGDWSGCHAIGTDAGAPKVGDFGKPGDIYKKHSYPLGLLINKSGLRFVDEGADFRNYTYAKYGREILKQPGHVAYQIFDSQVRPMLRKEYNLEEATFYQADTLEELASLLDVDQKQFLETIGTYNAAVQDGDYNPTVKDGKGTVGITPPKSNWALAVEQGPFYAFPVTCGITFAFGGVRVSPQGEVLNADQEAIPGLFAAGEMVGGIFYQNYPGGSGLMSGAVFGKLAGESSAQYVQASSLALTS; translated from the coding sequence ATGCACCTCAACTCTGATTCACCCTCTGACCAACACACTTTTGACACCGTCGTGGTAGGTGCTGGAAACGCCGCCCTGTGCGCCGCGCTTTCCGCCCGTGAGCGTGGTATGCGCGTTCTGGTGCTTGAACGCGGCCCACATGGAAAGCGTGGCGGAAACTCGTACTTCACCGATGGGGCCATCCGGTTTGCGTACAACGACCTCAACGATATCCGGGACGTGATTCCTCGCATCAGCGATGAGGAAGCTGAGCAGATCGTCATGCCGTCCTACTCCGAAGCGGACTATCTGGGTGACCTGATGCGGGTGACTGGGAACCAGAGTGATCCTGAACTCGCCCGACAGATCGTCACGCAGTCACCCAGCACGATCCGGTGGATGCGGGATCACGGCGTGAAGTTTGACCTGATCTATGACAACCAGTCTTTTCTGAAAGACGGAAAGTATCACTTCTGGGGTGGGTTGCCCGTCAAAACCGACGGCAAGGGAGTCGGCCTGATCGAACGACTCAACGTCCGGGCAGAGGAACTGGGCATTGAGGTGTGGTACGAGTCCAGAGCCACTCGCCTTCTGACCGACAAGGGCCGGGTGACTGGTGTGCTGGTGCAGCGTGGGGAGCAGGAGATCACGTTACAGGCAGGCAGCGTCGTTCTGGCGTGTGGCAGTTTCGAGGCCAGCCGCGAGCTGCGCGCTGAGCACATCGGCCAGGAGTGGGACGCTGCCATCGTCAGAGGCACGGAGTTCAACACAGGTGACGGCATCAGCATGGCCCTGGCCGTCGGAGCTCAGCGCTACGGAGACTGGTCGGGCTGCCACGCCATCGGCACCGACGCAGGCGCTCCCAAGGTTGGAGACTTCGGCAAGCCGGGCGACATCTACAAGAAGCATTCCTACCCTCTTGGTCTCCTGATCAACAAATCAGGGCTCCGCTTTGTGGATGAAGGCGCTGATTTCCGTAACTACACCTATGCGAAATACGGGCGCGAAATCCTGAAGCAGCCTGGGCACGTCGCGTACCAGATCTTTGACTCGCAGGTCCGGCCGATGCTGCGTAAGGAATACAACCTGGAAGAAGCCACCTTCTACCAGGCGGACACGCTGGAAGAGCTCGCCTCGCTCCTTGACGTCGATCAAAAACAGTTTCTGGAAACCATCGGCACCTACAACGCCGCTGTGCAGGACGGAGACTACAATCCAACCGTCAAAGACGGCAAGGGCACCGTGGGAATCACACCTCCCAAAAGCAACTGGGCGCTTGCTGTTGAACAGGGTCCCTTCTACGCCTTCCCGGTTACGTGCGGCATCACCTTCGCCTTCGGCGGCGTACGGGTCAGCCCTCAGGGAGAAGTGCTGAATGCAGATCAGGAGGCTATCCCTGGCCTGTTCGCGGCAGGTGAAATGGTCGGAGGCATCTTCTACCAGAACTATCCCGGGGGTTCCGGCCTGATGTCCGGCGCCGTCTTCGGAAAACTCGCTGGAGAAAGCTCGGCACAGTACGTGCAGGCCTCCAGCCTCGCTCTCACGTCCTGA
- a CDS encoding GntR family transcriptional regulator, translating to MSEAQTLSWQLRSNQGPFMALPPFQIDTSISLAAGLYEALRGAILRGELKAGEKLTEVSLAEHVQISRTPVREALRHLQLDGLLESAGRSLIVAPVNLDAMMEMCVVRETLEGLAARLAASYRGEADLLALADLQETMCAASAVNDVAAVVRANHRFHATIWHASRNRYLARQLQDLRQAIERLQTSTLNSSQRRAEAEQEHEEILAALQAGDMEWAERATRQHFRNAELLRLRLLRLKADTSF from the coding sequence GTGTCGGAAGCACAAACACTCTCCTGGCAGCTAAGATCAAACCAGGGACCTTTTATGGCATTGCCTCCTTTTCAGATCGACACCTCTATCTCACTTGCAGCAGGGCTCTACGAAGCGCTGCGAGGTGCCATCTTGCGAGGAGAATTGAAAGCGGGTGAAAAGCTTACGGAAGTCTCTCTGGCCGAGCATGTGCAAATCAGCCGCACGCCCGTACGTGAGGCGCTCCGTCACCTGCAGCTTGATGGCCTGCTGGAATCGGCCGGGCGCAGTCTGATCGTGGCTCCCGTCAATCTCGACGCCATGATGGAAATGTGCGTAGTGCGTGAAACCCTCGAAGGCCTTGCAGCGCGGCTCGCGGCCTCTTACCGTGGTGAAGCTGATTTGCTGGCGCTTGCTGACCTGCAGGAAACGATGTGCGCCGCCTCTGCTGTCAATGATGTTGCAGCTGTGGTACGTGCCAACCACAGATTTCATGCCACGATCTGGCATGCATCCCGCAACCGCTATCTTGCCCGGCAGCTCCAGGACTTGCGCCAGGCCATTGAACGCCTGCAGACAAGTACGCTTAACTCCTCACAACGCCGGGCTGAAGCTGAACAGGAGCATGAAGAGATCCTCGCGGCGCTGCAAGCAGGAGATATGGAATGGGCAGAGCGCGCAACGCGGCAGCACTTCCGGAACGCTGAATTACTCAGATTACGCCTGCTCCGCCTGAAGGCAGACACGAGCTTCTGA
- a CDS encoding DUF5615 family PIN-like protein translates to MDARLRPQLARWLTQTIGTGASSASDLGYRDAADGVSSARAAGAVVVSKDSGFPDRVTSLGSSRQLLYITCGHTSTRFLKQVFEEFSSEANRLPGLGKPVVELGDALADSADG, encoded by the coding sequence CTGGACGCCCGGCTTCGGCCGCAACTCGCTCGCTGGCTCACCCAGACCATTGGTACCGGAGCCTCCAGTGCCAGTGATCTGGGATACCGGGATGCCGCAGACGGGGTGTCTTCCGCGCGGGCTGCCGGAGCGGTGGTCGTCTCCAAGGACTCTGGTTTTCCTGACCGGGTCACGAGCCTGGGCTCTTCGCGCCAGCTGCTCTACATCACCTGCGGCCATACGAGCACCCGGTTTCTGAAGCAGGTGTTCGAGGAGTTTTCTTCGGAGGCGAACAGGCTGCCTGGCCTGGGAAAACCCGTGGTCGAGCTTGGTGACGCGCTCGCCGATTCCGCAGACGGATAA
- a CDS encoding Bug family tripartite tricarboxylate transporter substrate binding protein, which yields MTRFSLLAAALLLLPLSASAQPLTGLRIMAPASPGGGWDQTSRAIQSALHDTKLAQSVQVFNVSGAGGTIGLAQFNNAQGDNNLLMAMGLIMVGAIETNKSKATLETVTPIARLTGEYEVLVVPAASPYKNLRQFVAAWKANPRLAIAGGSAGGTDHMLTGLLAEAAGIDPANMNYVAYSGGGESLTALLGNQVAAGVNGYNEMAEHINSGKLRLLGISSKRRIPGIIAPTFREQGLNVEMLNWRGVVAAPGISPERRKQLIATFDKLHASKAWKDTLRQRKWVDMYLSGEKFDTFLTAEQTRARKVLKSIGLVK from the coding sequence ATGACCAGATTTTCCCTTCTCGCCGCCGCTCTTCTCCTTCTCCCCCTTTCCGCTTCTGCACAGCCCCTGACTGGTCTCCGGATCATGGCGCCTGCCAGCCCCGGCGGCGGATGGGATCAGACCTCTCGGGCCATTCAGTCTGCCCTTCACGACACGAAACTTGCCCAAAGCGTGCAGGTCTTCAACGTATCCGGTGCGGGCGGCACCATTGGTCTCGCGCAGTTCAACAACGCCCAGGGTGACAACAACCTCCTGATGGCCATGGGGCTGATCATGGTCGGCGCAATCGAGACAAATAAAAGCAAAGCCACGCTGGAAACCGTCACGCCTATTGCACGGCTGACCGGGGAATATGAGGTGCTCGTGGTCCCTGCAGCCAGTCCCTATAAGAACCTCAGGCAGTTTGTCGCTGCCTGGAAGGCCAACCCCAGACTTGCCATCGCTGGTGGCAGTGCGGGAGGCACGGACCACATGCTGACCGGACTGCTGGCTGAAGCTGCTGGCATCGACCCCGCCAATATGAACTATGTGGCTTACTCCGGTGGAGGCGAGTCACTCACTGCGCTGCTGGGCAACCAGGTGGCCGCGGGCGTCAACGGCTACAATGAAATGGCTGAGCATATTAATTCAGGCAAACTGCGTCTGTTGGGGATTTCCAGCAAACGGCGCATTCCCGGCATCATCGCGCCAACGTTCCGCGAGCAGGGGCTAAACGTGGAAATGTTGAACTGGCGAGGCGTCGTCGCGGCTCCTGGCATCAGCCCCGAGCGCCGGAAGCAGCTTATTGCCACCTTTGACAAGCTCCATGCCAGTAAAGCCTGGAAGGACACGCTGCGACAGAGGAAATGGGTAGATATGTACCTGAGTGGCGAGAAATTCGACACCTTCCTCACCGCCGAGCAGACGCGTGCCCGGAAGGTCTTGAAGTCCATCGGCCTCGTCAAGTGA
- a CDS encoding MFS transporter encodes MASSIRGPAWAVLLADTLTWLATGVMFPFLMLYWQRVHQQSAAQAGMLVALVSLAGVLATPLAGSLTDRLGSRATLLGGLGAALLGAMTMAVATTLPLVLSGAVLVFAGQAVVGPAVLSALALLLPAHLHSNAFSLRATGLNAGIGVGALLGGVIVHADDLTSFARLFWLQALLLLLAGGLASRLPRLFSPSGSGARGRGGWRTALRDPRLLLLCALMFAFVFIGISQLNTGIALVAMDVRAVPTGVFGAAVACNAFVIVLGQVAVTRALRGRRRTSALRLMFLVWVAAWLAVLFLGTASSGLVVPLLVLGMLLFGLGELLMPPSLTPLVAVVAPGELLGRYNALVSLSGLLARTVAPLAPGVLLSHSSSLFAGVMVLACLACLTLPARLHPRLNDADNLIQ; translated from the coding sequence GTGGCGTCGTCCATACGGGGGCCAGCGTGGGCTGTGCTGCTGGCCGATACCTTGACCTGGCTGGCCACCGGCGTCATGTTCCCCTTCCTGATGCTGTACTGGCAGCGCGTGCACCAACAAAGCGCGGCGCAGGCAGGGATGTTGGTTGCGCTGGTGTCTCTGGCCGGTGTGCTCGCCACCCCCCTGGCGGGCAGCCTGACGGACCGACTTGGCAGTCGCGCCACCCTGCTGGGTGGCCTGGGAGCGGCGCTGCTCGGCGCCATGACGATGGCCGTGGCAACGACGCTACCCCTGGTGCTGAGCGGCGCGGTGCTCGTCTTTGCGGGGCAGGCAGTGGTGGGGCCAGCGGTGCTGTCCGCGCTCGCGCTGCTGCTGCCTGCCCACCTGCATTCGAACGCGTTCTCATTGCGCGCCACAGGACTGAATGCCGGCATCGGCGTTGGCGCGCTGCTCGGTGGCGTGATCGTACACGCGGATGACCTCACGTCATTCGCCCGGCTGTTCTGGCTGCAAGCCCTGCTGCTGCTGCTCGCCGGGGGGCTTGCCTCGCGGCTGCCGCGGCTGTTCTCACCCTCCGGGTCCGGTGCGCGTGGGCGTGGCGGCTGGCGTACTGCGCTGCGCGACCCTCGCCTGCTGCTGCTGTGCGCCCTGATGTTCGCCTTTGTGTTTATCGGGATCAGCCAGCTCAACACCGGCATCGCCCTCGTCGCAATGGATGTGCGCGCGGTCCCGACAGGCGTCTTTGGGGCTGCCGTGGCGTGCAACGCCTTCGTGATTGTTCTCGGGCAGGTGGCGGTGACGCGTGCGCTGCGTGGCCGGCGGCGGACAAGCGCCCTGCGACTGATGTTCCTGGTGTGGGTCGCTGCTTGGCTGGCGGTTCTGTTCCTGGGAACCGCTTCGTCTGGGCTGGTGGTGCCCCTCCTGGTGCTGGGCATGCTGCTGTTCGGGCTGGGAGAGCTGCTGATGCCTCCCAGCCTCACCCCGCTCGTTGCCGTGGTGGCGCCCGGGGAGTTGCTGGGCCGGTACAACGCGCTGGTGTCCCTGTCCGGGCTGCTGGCCCGCACCGTTGCGCCGCTTGCGCCCGGCGTGCTGCTGAGTCACTCGTCCTCGTTGTTCGCCGGGGTGATGGTGCTGGCGTGCCTCGCATGCCTGACGCTTCCGGCGCGGCTGCACCCCCGCTTGAACGACGCGGACAACCTGATCCAGTAG
- a CDS encoding bifunctional metallophosphatase/5'-nucleotidase yields the protein MSIRLLPLTALTVLLTACLSVAPPDPVTIQFLNVSDWHAQLDPLTVGSGTTQRTVGGAATLSAYFKQDRAANPNTLTLTGGDAYGGSPPLSSFFNEVPAIEAMNVMGFDADTFGNHNFDRGIQGLQPLIDRAKFQYVSANLENLEANLTKVKRYQIFTVGGVKVAVIGITNPEAPTLVAPGALGTLRVTDPVAAATQARLMAQAEGARVFVVIAHLGVTGRDPVTQAHTGPLIDFAKSVNGFDVIFGDHTNEQFSATINGALVIENLSKGATYSKVNVTVDRSTGQVTERINTFIEPVTTGVTPDPAVEQVLSTYRTQLAQQLDRKIGVATEVFARGSNIERLREVALGNLITDALRARYGTQLAIQNGGSIRSALPSSYTPQDKSLRRPAPGYQPGPPYDIVAGDVYSVLPFGNTAVTRTVTGSQLYAALENSVSALPGASGRFLQISGFSFTYDVSRPVGSRIVSVTLDSGAPVLRDATTYTLALSDFTNAGGDEYTMFADGQGVSREPDAQVVLEYIQQRGTITPATGTRIRAVGGS from the coding sequence ATGTCGATCCGGCTTCTCCCGCTGACCGCCCTGACCGTCCTCCTCACCGCCTGCTTGAGTGTCGCTCCACCAGACCCGGTCACGATCCAGTTCCTGAACGTCTCTGACTGGCACGCGCAGCTTGATCCGCTGACGGTAGGCAGCGGAACCACACAACGCACCGTCGGGGGCGCCGCTACGCTCAGCGCTTACTTCAAGCAGGACCGCGCCGCAAACCCCAACACGCTGACCCTCACCGGTGGTGACGCCTACGGTGGCTCACCGCCCCTGTCGAGCTTCTTCAACGAAGTGCCCGCTATCGAGGCAATGAACGTGATGGGTTTCGATGCCGACACGTTCGGGAATCACAACTTCGACCGTGGAATTCAGGGCCTGCAACCCCTGATTGACCGGGCGAAATTCCAGTACGTCTCCGCGAACCTCGAAAACCTTGAAGCGAACCTGACCAAGGTGAAGCGCTACCAGATCTTTACGGTGGGCGGCGTGAAGGTCGCCGTCATCGGCATCACGAATCCTGAAGCCCCGACGCTGGTGGCTCCCGGCGCGCTCGGCACCCTCCGTGTGACGGACCCGGTGGCGGCCGCGACGCAGGCCCGCTTGATGGCTCAGGCGGAGGGAGCACGCGTCTTCGTGGTGATCGCTCACCTCGGTGTAACTGGCCGCGATCCGGTGACGCAGGCGCACACCGGTCCGCTGATCGACTTTGCCAAGAGTGTCAACGGCTTCGACGTGATTTTCGGCGACCACACCAACGAGCAGTTCAGCGCCACCATCAACGGTGCCCTGGTGATAGAAAACCTCAGCAAGGGCGCAACCTACTCCAAAGTGAACGTGACGGTAGACCGCTCCACCGGGCAGGTCACCGAGCGCATCAACACCTTCATCGAGCCCGTCACCACCGGGGTCACGCCGGATCCGGCGGTCGAGCAGGTGCTTTCGACCTACCGCACCCAGCTCGCCCAGCAGCTCGACCGCAAGATTGGCGTGGCCACCGAAGTGTTCGCGCGCGGCAGCAACATCGAACGTCTACGTGAAGTGGCCCTGGGCAACCTGATCACGGATGCCTTACGTGCGCGGTATGGCACGCAACTCGCCATCCAGAACGGCGGCAGCATCCGCAGCGCCCTGCCTTCAAGCTATACCCCCCAGGACAAATCCCTGCGCCGGCCGGCCCCCGGGTACCAGCCGGGTCCGCCCTATGACATTGTCGCGGGGGACGTGTACAGCGTGCTGCCGTTCGGCAACACGGCGGTGACCCGCACCGTCACCGGCTCGCAGCTGTACGCCGCGCTGGAGAACAGCGTCTCCGCGCTTCCCGGTGCCAGCGGACGCTTCCTTCAGATTTCCGGCTTCTCGTTTACCTATGACGTCAGCCGGCCAGTCGGCTCACGCATCGTGAGTGTCACCCTCGACAGCGGAGCCCCGGTCCTGCGGGACGCCACGACCTATACTCTGGCACTGTCGGACTTCACCAACGCTGGCGGCGACGAGTACACCATGTTCGCTGACGGGCAGGGGGTTAGCCGGGAACCCGACGCTCAAGTCGTGCTGGAGTATATCCAGCAGCGCGGCACCATCACGCCTGCCACCGGCACCCGCATCCGGGCCGTGGGTGGCAGCTGA